The following proteins come from a genomic window of Emys orbicularis isolate rEmyOrb1 chromosome 9, rEmyOrb1.hap1, whole genome shotgun sequence:
- the TIMM8A gene encoding mitochondrial import inner membrane translocase subunit Tim8 A isoform X2, with amino-acid sequence MRGGAIIPLRASCRQTREGRSQRRAVCPEPGMEASSPAGLGATDPQLQHFIEVETQKQRFQQLVHQMTELCWRWWVAMERKTQDRISACIQMSITSQGDCRRNAWTSLGPSWTVGQRPVL; translated from the exons ATGCGTGGTGGGGCGATAATCCCCCTCCGAGCAAGCTGCAGGCAGACACGTGAAGGTCGCTCCCAGCGGCGAGCTGTGTGCCCGGAGCCCGGCATGGAGGCCTCGTCCCCCGCGGGCCTGGGCGCCACCGACCCGCAGCTGCAGCATTTCATCGAGGTGGAGACCCAGAAGCAGCGCTTCCAGCAGCTGGTGCATCAGATGACCGAGCTGTGCTGG CGCTGGTGGGTGGCGATGGAGAGGAAAACGCAAGACAGAATTTCAGCGTGTATCCAAATGTCCATCACATCACAAGGAGACTGCAG GAGAAATGCATGGACAAGCCTGGGCCCAAGCTGGACAGTCGGGCAGAGACCTGTTTTGTGA
- the BTK gene encoding tyrosine-protein kinase BTK, giving the protein MASTILESIFLKRSQQKKKTSPLNFKKRLFLLTESKLSYYEYDFERGRRGSKKGSVDIEKITCVETVVPENNPPLERQVPRKGEDYNEMEQISIIERFPYPFQVVYDEGPLYVFSPTEELRKRWIHQLKNVIRYNNDLVQKYHPCFWIDGQYLCCSQTAKNAMGCQVLESRNGSLKTGSHRKTKKPLPPTPEEDQMMMKPLPPEPSSSTASELKRVVALYDYQPMNAQDLQLQKGEEYFVLEESNLPWWRARDKNGRQGYIPNNYVTEAKNSLEIFEWYSKNITRSQAEQLLKQEGKEGGYIVRDSTSKTGKYTVSVFAKSSGDLQGVIRHYVVCSTPQNQYYLAEKHLFNTIPELIMYHQHNSAGLISRLKYPVSQQRKNAPSTAGLGYGSWEIDPKDLTFLKELGTGQFGVVKHGKWRGQFDVAIKMIREGSMSEDEFIEEAKVMMNLSHEKLVQLYGVCTKQRPIFIITEYMAKGCLLSYLRETRVRFQPSELLEMCKDVCEAMEYLESKQFLHRDLAARNCLVNDQGIVKVSDFGLSRYVLDDEYTSSMGSKFPVRWSPPEVLLYSKFSSKSDVWAFGVLMWEVYSLGKMPYERFNNSETTEHVTQGLRLYRPQLASERIYAIMYSCWHEKADERPTFKVLLGNILEITDDEP; this is encoded by the exons atgGCCTCCACTATCCTGGAAAGCATCTTCCTGAAGCGCTCACAGCAGAAGAAGAAAACTTCTCCTCTCAACTTCAAGAAGCGTCTCTTCCTCCTGACGGAAAGCAAGCTCTCCTACTACGAGTATGACTTTGAGCGTGGG CGACGAGGCAGTAAGAAGGGGTCTGTGGACATTGAGAAAATCACCTGTGTGGAGACGGTGGTTCCAGAGAATAATCCTCCCCTGGAGCGGCAGGTGCCG AGAAAGGGGGAGGATTACAATGAGATGGAGCAGATCTCGATCATAGAGCGGTTCCCATACCCCTTCCAG GTGGTGTATGATGAAGGACCCCTCTATGTCTTCTCCCCGACAGAGGAGTTACGCAAACGCTGGATTCACCAGCTGAAGAACG TGATCCGTTACAACAACGACCTGGTGCAGAAATACCACCCCTGCTTCTGGATTGACGGCCAGTACCTATGCTGCTCTCAGACAGCCAAAAACGCAATGGGTTGCCAGGTCCTGGAGAGCAGGAATGGAA GTTTAAAGACTGGGTCTCATCGCAAGACAAAGAAGCCTCTTCCCCCGACCCCTGAGGAGGATCAG ATGATGATGAAGCCGTTGCCTCCCGAGCCATCTTCCAGCACTGCGAGTGAGCTGAAGAGGGTGGTGGCACTGTACGACTACCAGCCGATGAACGCCCAGGACTTGCAGCTGCAGAAGGGAGAGGAGTACTTCGTCCTGGAGGAGAGCAACCTGCCCTGGTGGAGAGCCCGGGACAAGAATGG GAGGCAAGGTTACATTCCCAATAACTACGTCACTGAAGCCAAGAATTCCCTGGAGATTTTTGA GTGGTATTCAAAAAACATAACCCGGAGCCAAGCCGAGCAACTGTTGAAGCAAGAG GGGAAAGAAGGAGGCTACATTGTCCGAGATTCCACCAGCAAGACAGGAAAATACACAGTCTCTGTGTTTGCCAAGTCCTCCGG GGACCTGCAAGGAGTCATCCGCCATTACGTGGTGTGCTCCACGCCTCAGAATCAGTATTACCTGGCAGAAAAGCACCTCTTCAACACCATCCCGGAGCTCATCATGTACCATCAGCACAACTCTGCCG GGCTCATCTCCAGACTGAAATACCCTGTGTCTCAACAACGAAAGAATGCCCCCTCCACAGCAGGACTGGGCTATG GGTCGTGGGAGATTGACCCGAAAGACCTGACTTTCCTGAAGGAGCTGGGTACTGGGCAGTTTGGAGTGGTGAAGCATGGGAAATGGAGAGGCCAGTTTGATGTGGCCATCAAGATGATCAGAGAGGGCTCCATGTCAGAGGATGAGTTCATTGAGGAAGCCAAAGTCATGAT GAACTTGTCACACGAGAAGCTGGTGCAACTGTATGGTGTCTGCACCAAGCAGCGCCCCATCTTTATTATCACTGAGTACATGGCCAAGGGCTGCCTCCTGAGCTACCTACGGGAAACCCGGGTGCGGTTCCAGCCTTCTGAGCTGCTGGAGATGTGCAAGGACGTCTGTGAGGCCATGGAGTACTTGGAATCCAAGCAGTTCCTGCACCGAGACCTG GCTGCTCGCAACTGTTTGGTGAATGACCAAGGAATTGTGAAAGTATCCGATTTTGGCCTTTCCAG GTATGTCCTAGATGATGAATATACAAGCTCCATGGGGTCCAAATTTCCAGTCCGGTGGTCTCCCCCAGAGGTCCTTCTGTACAGCAAGTTCAGCAGCAAGTCTGACGTCTGGGCTTTTG GGGTTCTGATGTGGGAGGTTTACTCCCTGGGAAAGATGCCCTATGAGAGGTTTAACAACAGTGAGACAACAGAACACGTAACCCAAGGACTGCGTCTCTATCGGCCTCAGCTGGCCTCAGAGAGAATCTATGCCATCATGTATAGCTGCTGGCATGAG aaagCAGATGAGCGACCGACCTTCAAAGTCCTTTTGGGAAATATCCTCGAGATAACAGATGATGAACCCTGA
- the LOC135884047 gene encoding magnesium transporter NIPA2-like, giving the protein MIITETLQGAVMEGVSCRYDFYIGLGLALSSSIFIGGSFILKKKGLLKLASRGSIRAGQGGHAYLREWLWWAGLLSMGVGEAANFAAYAFAPATLVTPLGALSVLVSAVLSSYFLNEHLNVHGKIGCILSVLGSTVMVIHAPQGEEVSSLESMAEKLKDPGFIAFAVCVLVSSILLIFVAGPRYGRSNVLVYVLVCSAIGSLSVSCVKGLGITLKELFAGKQVLKEPLGWILLICLVICISVQINYLNKALDIFNTSVVTPIYYVLFTTAVMTCSAILFKEWQHMVLHNIIGTISGFLTIVSGIFLLHAFRDIPFTPDLLPLFLKQGRADLHTFWRGAEKHQSCLHQPLLGPEDIYKGSQSVEEEGESV; this is encoded by the exons ATGATTATTACTGAGACACTGCAG GGGGCTGTGATGGAGGGCGTGTCATGTCGCTACGACTTCTACATCGGACTAGGCCTGGCTCTATCCTCAAGTATTTTCATTGGAGGAAGTTTTATACTAAAGAAGAAAGGGCTTCTCAAGTTGGCCAGCAGGGGCTCCATTAGGGCAG GACAAGGAGGTCATGCATACCTGAGGGAGTGGCTTTGGTGGGCAGGACTACTGTCCA TGGGAGTTGGAGAAGCAGCAAATTTTGCTGCATATGCCTTTGCCCCAGCAACACTAGTAACTCCATTGGGTGCATTAAGTGTTCTAGTCAG TGCAGTTTTGTCGTCCTACTTTCTGAATGAGCACCTGAATGTCCATGGAAAGATTGGCTGCATCTTGAGTGTTCTGGGCTCCACAGTGATGGTAATCCATGCTCCACAGGGAGAGGAGGTATCCAGCCTGGAGTCAATGGCAGAGAAGCTTAAAGATCCAG GGTTTATAGCCTTTGCGGTGTGTGTGCTGGTGAGCTCCATTCTCCTTATCTTCGTGGCTGGGCCCCGTTATGGGCGGAGCAACGTTTTGGTGTATGTTTTGGTCTGCTCTGCCATTGGCTCGCTCTCAGTGTCCTGTGTCAAGGGCTTGGGCATCACACTGAAGGAGCTGTTTGCTGGGAAGCAGGTCCTGAAAGAACCGCTGGGCTGGATACTCCTGATTTGCCTGGTGATCTGCATCAGTGTCCAGATTAACTACCTGAACAAGGCCTTGGACATCTTCAATACATCTGTGGTCACACCTATCTACTATGTCCTGTTTACCACAGCTGTCATGACTTGTTCCGCCATCCTCTTCAAGGAGTGGCAACACATGGTCCTACACAACATAATTGGCACTATAAGTGGCTTTCTAACCATAGTCTCTGGCATTTTCCTTTTGCATGCATTCAGAGACATCCCCTTCACCCcagacctgctgcccctcttTCTGAAGCAAGGAAGGGCAGACCTGCATACTTTTTGGAGGGGAGCAGAAAAACACCAGTCATGTCTACATCAGCCTCTTCTGGGCCCAGAGGACATCTACAAGGGTTCTCagagtgtggaggaggaaggtgaAAGTGTATAA
- the TIMM8A gene encoding mitochondrial import inner membrane translocase subunit Tim8 A isoform X1 — protein MLRMRIAEDCGTLRACAVRIISLLSMRGGAIIPLRASCRQTREGRSQRRAVCPEPGMEASSPAGLGATDPQLQHFIEVETQKQRFQQLVHQMTELCWEKCMDKPGPKLDSRAETCFVNCVERFIDTSQFILNRLEQTQKSKSAFSESLSD, from the exons ATGTTGAGGATGCGCATTGCCGAAGATTGCGGGACGCTCCGAGCATGCGCAGTGCGGATAATTTCCCTCTTGAGCATGCGTGGTGGGGCGATAATCCCCCTCCGAGCAAGCTGCAGGCAGACACGTGAAGGTCGCTCCCAGCGGCGAGCTGTGTGCCCGGAGCCCGGCATGGAGGCCTCGTCCCCCGCGGGCCTGGGCGCCACCGACCCGCAGCTGCAGCATTTCATCGAGGTGGAGACCCAGAAGCAGCGCTTCCAGCAGCTGGTGCATCAGATGACCGAGCTGTGCTGG GAGAAATGCATGGACAAGCCTGGGCCCAAGCTGGACAGTCGGGCAGAGACCTGTTTTGTGAACTGTGTTGAGCGCTTCATAGATACCAGTCAGTTTATTCTGAACCGGTTGGAGCAGACACAGAAATCCAAGTCAGCCTTCTCAGAGAGCCTGTCTGACTGA